The Caballeronia sp. Lep1P3 genome segment GCGGGCGCATCGGGCTATCTCACCAAGGAAAGCGCGAGCGCGGAACTGATCTCGGCCGTCACCAAAGTGGCGGCGGGCGGCGCTTACGTGAGCCTCGCGATGGCGGAGCGCTTCGCGCAGAGCCTCACCGAGCCGGCGGACGCGTTGCCGCATCAACGTCTGTCGGATCGCGAATTCGAAGTCTTCCGGCGGCTGTGCGCGGGCGAATCCATCAATCAGATCGGCGAGGCGCTGTGCGTAAGCGCGAAGACCATCAGCACGTACAAGGCGCGCATTCTCGAGAAAATGCAGATGCCGCACGAAGCCGCGCTCGTGCGCTACGCCGTGCGGCACCGGCTTTTCGAAGACGAGAACGACGACGCCTGAACGCCCGGTCTCATCGCCGTCAGGATTTCCCTACACGTCTGCGCAAACGCCTACCGAAGTTTCCGCCACCGCCGATTCATTTCGGCGATGACGCGGCCAATAATCGACGAATGGACTGATGCGCCGCGCATCGAGATTCCACGCTGTCCCGGCATCCGGCTCGCGCGCGCGAACCCGACGTTCGACAGGAGGCACCGCATGTTTCCCGCAAGCGAAGCCCAATCCGTTATTCGCCACCACGAAGCGCCCGTGCCGCGCCGCGCGTTCCAGGCGACGGACCTCTCCGAGACCGGCGCGACACGCAAGCGCATTCGCTGCTCTACCTGTTCGATGCAAGGCGTCTGCATGCCGAGCGGTCTTTCTCCCGATGATTACGAGCGGCTCGACGCCCTCATCTGCTCGACGCGCGCCGTGCGCCGCGGCGAGACGCTCTACCGTGCGGGCGATGCGTTCCAGAGCGTCTATGCGGTGCGCAGCGGATGCTTCAAGACCGTCGTCGTGCATCGCGACGGCCACGAGCAGGTCACGGGCTTTCAACTCGCGGGCGATGCGCTCGGGCTCGACGGCGTCAGCGCCGACAGCCACACGTGCGACGCGATCGCGCTCGAGGACAGCGTCGTCTGCATCATCCCGTTCGATCTGCTCGAAGTGCTGTGCCGCGAGGTCAGGGCGATTCAACATCATGTGCATCGTCTGATGAGCGGCGAGATCGTGCGTGAGTCGAACCTCATGTTGCTGCTCGGGACGATGTCGGCGGAACAGCGTGTCGCGGCCTTCCTGCTCAATCTCTCGACGCGCATGAAGGCGCGCGGCTACTCGCCCGCGCAGTTCGTGCTGCGCATGACGCGCGAGGAGATCGGCAGTTATCTGGGCCTCAAGCTGGAGACCGTGAGCCGCATGTTCTCGAAGCTGCAGAAGTCCGGCGCAGTCGATGCACGCGGCAAGGAAGTGCGGATTCTGGATCAGGCGGGTCTCGAAAGCGTGTGAAGGCGGGGATCGGTGAGCGCCGTGTGTTTGCACTCGGCATGGCGCAGCGCGTGCGGTCGCGCGATGTGATGCCGCTAGTCGTCACGCGCGCCGATCGCGGAAAGGCACGGTATCGCCGGTGCCATCCGTCGACTACACCGCTGCTGCCGCTTCACCGATGAAGCGCGTGAGCTTCGCACCCGCAACGTTCGCGCTCGCCGTGACACTGGCCGGCGCGGAATCGCTGCAAGCAACCCCGCGCCGCGCCGCATTACCAGCTGAACCGATACCCCGCCTGACCGAAGACGTCGCGCCGCGCGTCGCCGCCCATGTTGTGCGCGTACTTGACGTTGACGTACAACTCGGACGCCCGGCCCATGTTCGCGCTCACGCCGAGGCCGAGTTCGTACCAGGTCCGCGCCGGCGACATGCCGAAGGACGTCTCGCCGACGGTCGTCGCGCCCGGCGAAACGAAGTCGTGCAGCACGTCCGCCGTGAGGTAGGGCGTCGCTGAACTCGTCTTCGAGTCGTTCTGCATGTTGAGCCTGAAGAGCCGGAAGCCGAGCCGCCCGCGCAAGGCATTCGATGCATTGCCGGAAACATCGGAGACGCCGTCGCTGAACGCGTTGAGCTTCTGGTACTGATAGGCCAGTTGCGCCTGCGGCTCGATGGCGACGGGCGAGCCGCCGAGCTGGAACGGCTTGCCGGCCTCGACCGACCCCGCCACGCCGAAACCGTTCTGCGCGCTGCCGCCTCCGTAGACATCGCCGAACTTGTTGCGGTAGTGCGTGAACTGCGCGACGCCATCGACATATGAGCCGTCGCGGAAATAGCGCGTGAGATAACCGCCGACGCTTTGCGCCTGCGTGGTCATCGAGCCGGTTCCGGTGCCGAGCGTCGGATCGATGCCGCGTGCGCTGTCATCGAAATTCGCGCTCGTCGTGCCGAACGTCAGGGTGACGCCCGCGTGCGTGCTGCCGCCCGCCGCGCCGTGCGACACCGTCCAGTCCTTGCCGAACTGCGCGAAGAAGGAGCGGCTGTCCGCGGAGAAACGGTCGTTGCCGTGCTCGTCGAGATTGTTTCCGCCGATACGTCCCCACACGCCGTCAGCGTGGCCGGGTTGCGCCTGGTCGAGCGCCGCGACGTCGCCCACGCGCTCGTGCAGGCGGCCGAGCGTCTCGAAGCCGTAGTCGAGGTCGAGCGACGGCGCCATCGCATAGCCGACGACTGCCGGACGATACGCCGGCACCGCCTGACTCGCCGATGCCCGCGACGACGCCCCCGGCGAGGCGTCGCCAGCGGCTTCGATCTGCGAGCGCAGATACCAGTCGTTCGCGCTCGCCGCGCCTCCGCGATACAGCATGTATTGATACGCGCCGCCTTGCACGGGCGCGGCGAGTTGAAACGCGTTCGCAGCCGATACGCCACCGACCTGAACGACGCGGATGCCGTCGCCGACCGTCGGCACGCCTGCGCCGAGGCCATGCACGCGCACGGCGGTCTGACCGGCCGCGTTTGCGCCGATGGACAACGAATCGGTTTGCGTCGCGCTGCCGCCCTGATTGAGCACGGTGTTGAGCGCGAGCGTGCCGCCGACGCCCGTATAGTCGCCGCCGACGCGCAGCCGGTTGCCCGTCTGCGCCGCCGACGAACCGAGTTGCACGAGACCGGCGTTCGTGAGGCCGCCGCCGATGGTCAACGTGCCGGACGGATCGCCGGAAAACGCGCCCAGCGCGTTCGCGACGGCGATCGTGCCTCGATTGACGACCGCGCCGGGCGCCGTGCCGTATCCGCCGAGACTCGCGCCGGCCGCGATGGTCGTCGTGCCGGTGCCGAGCGTCGCGTTGGCGTGAGCCGCATCGCCGGCCACGAGCGTGCCCGCCGCGATGTCAGTCGCGCCGGCGTAAGCGTTCGCGCCGTTGAGAACCGTGCTGCCGGCGCCCGCCTGCACGACATCGCCCGTACCGGACACGCGCCCGCCGAAGCCGACGTTGTCCGAGCGATCGAACACGAGCGCGCCGTTATCGACGACATCGCCCGCGATGCTGCCCGACGTGCCGCCGTTGCCGAGCCGAAGCGTGCCCTGCGAGATCGTCGTGCCGCCGGCATACGTGTTCGCGCCGAGCAACGTGAGCGTGCCGCTTCCCGTCTTGGTCAGCGCGCCCGCGCCGGTCACGCCTTGCGAGAGCGTCGAGGCGAAGCCCTGCGTATCGATGGTGCCGCCCGGCGCCGCTACGCTGATCGCTCGCGTGGCCGCGAGATCGAGCGCATTGTCGAGCCGCAGCGTCCCGCCGTTGAACACGACGGCGCCCGTCGGCGCGCCGATCGCGTTGTCCGCGCCGATAGCGATCGTGCCGCCGGTCAGCGTCGTCGCGCCGCTATACGTGTTGCCGCCCGCAGCGGACGGCGCCAGCGTGAGAACGCCGGCGCCCGTCTTTTCGATGCCGCCCGTTCCCGAGAGCTGTCCGGTGTACGTGCCGTTGTCCGGCTGGGCGAAGCGCACGAGCCCGTTGTCCGTGATCGCTCGCGGCAGGCTCTGCGCGCGCGCCTCGAGAACGCCGAGCGCATCGACGACGATCGACCCGGAATAGTTCGCGTTGTTGCCGGTCAGCGCGAGCGTGCCGTCCTGCACTTCCGCCCGCGTCGCGCCGGATATCGGGCCGGTCAGCGTCCAGGTGCCCTTGTCCGCCTTGTACAGCGATTCGAAGCCGCTGAACGTGCCCGAAAGCGTGCCCGTACCGTCGCCGTTGAGATAGACCGTATCGTTGCCCGCGCCGCCGTCCACGTTGCCGCTGATCGACGAGCCCGTGTAGAGACGCACCGTATCGTCGCCGCCGGCGAGCATCAGGGAGCCGATCACCTTTCCGCGATTCGTGAAGTCGACCGACCCGTTGCCGCTCGCGCCGATCACATTGCCGGGCGCCTGGATCGTGCCCGTCGCCTGGTTGACGATGGTGTTGCTGCCGGAGACGTTCTGCAGCCAGATCGCGGCGGCGTTGTTCGCGCGGATCAGTCCGGCGTTCGTGACGATGTTGCCGCTGCCCTGCAGGTTCACGGCTTCCGCTTGCGTCTGCGGGCCGGTGGCGAGGACCTGTCCACCCTGCTGCACGGTGAGCGATCCGTTGTTCGCGAACTCGATGGTATTCGCGCCCGTGCTGTACATGCCGTTTGACACAACGGCGTTCGCTTTCACGGAACCGCCATTCTCGACCACCACCTTCGCGTTGTTGCGCAGACTGATCGCGTTGGAATCACCGACGGCCACCGACGCGCCCGTTCCGACCGTCACGGTTCGGCCATCCTCGCTGGACACATTGCCGTTGCCGATCCGCGTGGTAACGGGATTGGGTGCGAGCGCGCCGCAGGTGGTGGTGAGGCCCGTCGTCGTGCACGCTGCATCGGCGAGCGTCGACTGGAAGGCAAGAAAAGGGAAAAGAAGGATTGCATATGCAGCACCTAGGGTGCTGCGCGAGGGAGAGTTGGCGCGCATCTTTGTAATAATTGGTTAAAGAAATCAGCGCGCGCCATTACAACAAAGAACTCCTATGCGATCTCAAGGTTTTACACAATTTAACAAAGGCCGCTTGCATTACAAGGCTCTTTCGCAGCTTACAGATGCCGCGTTTGCCGCGTTTCGCATGTCGCGGAGGGCGTGTTGTCGTGCCGATAAGGACGGATGCGCCGAGTTGATCCGGCGATGTGTTCCGGTGAGCCGCACCGCGATTTGCGTACAACGGCAGCCCGTTTCGCCAGCGCTCACTCCGGACGACTAACGCAGTTTCGACGCGACGCTGAAACCTTGCGGATGCCTCTGCCGGGGCTATTGGCGAGGCGCCCGGCGGCGGAGTGAATGGTGCGTTGGACTGCGCGTCCGACGCATCCCGCGTCGGACGGTTGATTAGGGCGACCGATTGCCGCGCAATCGCGCTTTCCGTTATCGCTGTGTGCACGCCTCATGCAATGTATCGAGCCGGCGCGCCGATTCAGCGACATACGGATTCGTTTCGTCCCACGCATAACCGGCCAGCACCGCGCTGATCATCCGGCGAATGACCGGGTTCTGTTCACGCGAGAAGATGATGTCCTGCAGCTTGCCCGAGTACCATCGTTCGACGAATGCGCGAAACGTGTCGATGCCCTTGCGCAACGGCGCGTCGTAGTGCGCTTGCCAGTCGATGACTTCGCCATGCAGATGACGTTCGAGCGTCTCGACGGCAAGGTGCGCGGAACGCAGCGCGATAGTCACGCCGGACGAGAAGACCGGGTCCAGAAACTCGCCCGCATTGCCGAGCAGCGCATAACCGTCGCCATGCAGCTTCTCGACGTTCGCCGAATAGCCGCCGATATGCCGCACGGGCATCAGAAACGGCGCATTGCCGATCAACCGGTTGAGCGTCGGCTCGCTTTGGATCAGCGAACGAAGTCTGTGCTCGCGCTCCGATTCCGGCACATCGAGAAACGGCGCCTCGGCGACGCATCCCACGGAGGATCGCCCGTTTGCCAACGGAATCATCCAGTACCACACATCGCGATGTTCAGGATGCACGGCCACCGTGATCTTGCTGCGATCGTGAGCGTCGACCGGAATGCCGTCGCGCACATGCGTGAAGAGGGCGGCGCGCGTCGGCATGCGCGTTGGCGCCTCCAGATTCAGAAGGCGCGGCAGCACGCGCCCGAAGCCGCTCGCGTCGAGCACGAAGCGCGCGTGCACTGCGTATTGCGTGCCGGCTTCGTCGATGACATCGAGCACGGGCGCATCGCCCGTCCGCATCGCGAGGACCGTATGACCGAAGCGCACGTCGGCGCCCTGCTCCGCCGCGCAGCGGATCAGCAGATCGTCGAACCCGGCGCGTTCGACCTGATAGGTGGTGCCCCATCCCGTCGAATGCTTGTCGCGAAAGTCGTAGGCCGAAGCCTGATCGCGATACACGAAGTGCGCCCCGTTCTTGTACTGGAAGCCCGCTTCGACCACTGCCCGCAGCATGCCCGCCTCTTCGAGATACGCCATGCTTTGCGGCAGCAGGCTTTCGCCAATCGAAAAGCGCGGAAAGTGCTGCTTTTCCAGCACGACGACCGAACGTCCCGCTTTGCGCAGCAAGGCCGCGGCCACCGCGCCCGATGGTCCCGCGCCGATGATGGCGACATCGACCGTGACGTTTTTGGAACCTTCCTTGATCATTCTGTTTTCCCTCTGTTGCACAGGGCAACGTATTGCGAAGTCACTGCATGAGCGAGGCGTCAGCGATTACAATTGCACGCCTCCGCGCATAAAAACCAACTCGAACTACTTTCATATCTGACCCATCGTGCAGTTCACCGAAACATCCAATGTGCCGTTCGTCCCCGAGACGTCTTTCGGCGTCTGGTTCTTGCGCACGCATACGTGGGAGCATCACGTTCTGCGTGTCGCCATCAACGATCTGAAACGCCTTATCGACACGCCGCTTCCCGCCGCGCCCGTGATCGTCGACGCAGGCTGTGGCCAGGGGCTTTCGTTGCGTCTGCTTGCACAGGCGTTCAAGCCGCAACGCATCGTCGGCATCGATTTTCATGAGCCGTCGCTCGCGCTTGCTACTCATTCCGCGCGTGCATGCGAAGCGAATCCCGAGACCTCGGCGACGAAGATCGAACTGCTCCACGGCGACTGCGCCAATCTGCCGCTGCAGGACGCAAGCGCGGACATCGTCTTTTGCCACCAGACGTTCCATCACCTCGTCGAGCAGGAACGCGCGCTGGCCGAATTCCACCGCGTGCTGAAACCGGGCGGCGTGCTGCTTTTCGCGGAATCGACGGATGCGTACATCAAATCGTGGGTCATTCGACTGCTGTTCCGCCACCCGATGCAGGTGCAAAAGAGCGCGCAAGGCTATCTCGACATGATCCGCAACAGCGGTTTCAGCTTCGAGGCCCGTAACGTCTCGCTGCCTTATTTGTGGTGGAGCCGCGCGGCGGACTTCGGCCTTCTCGAACGCATCGGCCTTTACACACCGAAACCCGGCAAGCGGCGCGAAACGCTCGTCAACGTCGCGGCAAGGAAAATGGTCTGACGCGACAAGGCGACGACAGCGCGGCGCGCATCTCTCGAGCGCGCCGCGCTTTGCGCGCGTCCTACTTCTTCAGCGTCACGACTTCACCCTTCAGCGCGACGCCGGCCATCACCGCGCCCGCACCGCACGTGAACTCCGTCGCGCTCTCGCGCGGCTGGTTCTGATAGTTGCTCTTGATATTGATGACCGCGTTGCCGCCTTCCTTTTTCGCGCGCGCCTGCAATTCCATCACGGCCGAGAGAAATGCGTGCTGGCACGCGGCCTCGTCGCTCTTGCCGAACGCGTTGGTCTTCTTGTTCGTCGCAAATTCGCCGAAGGTCTTCGTCACGTTCGGATGCGGCTGCCCTGCGAAATAAAGCGGTATGTTCTGGTCCACTTTGCCCGGCTCGCTCTTCAACGCGGGCTCGACGGGATAATTCGCGACCGAGTTGCGCGCGAACGCCTGCGACGACAACATGCTTAAAACGACTGCTGTGAGAATGAATTGACGCTTCATGATGTATGGCGAGTGGTTGATGACTTTATTCGACGTCGAACTTCACGACATCGCCGCGCACCGCGAGCGTCGAGCCATTGTTACTTGCACCGCAGGTGAACTCGGTCGATGACGCGCTCTCGTTGTGCTGGAAGCGCGTCGTGACATTGATCACGGCATCCGCGTGTCGGTCGCGCGCGTAATCGCGCAATTGATCGAGCGCCTTGTTGAGCGCGATTTCGCAGGTCGCTTCCTGACCGTCCATCGTGCGCGCCACGCGCACCGACACTTCCTTCACGCCGAGCTTCGTCTTCACGTTCGCGTGCTGCTGATTACCGAAATAGAGCGGCACGTCCTTCGTGTTTTGCGTTTGAACCGCGGCGGGCATCGGCAGCGAGCGGACCTTGGTCGTGCAGCCCGTTTGCGTGATGAGCAGGCCAGCCATCATCGCCAGAAGGATTTTTGTTTTCATTGTGCAGTTTCACTTTTCTTCGTTTATGGATGCGCCCGTTTTTGCACCGACGGGCAGCGGTCGGAATCTCTCGAACATCAGGCTTGCGCAACTGCCGCCGAAGCCGAACGACACGGACATCGCGCGCTCGATCGACGCTTCGCGCGTTTCCAGCACGAGCGGCATGCGCTGCGCGAGCGGGTCCAGCGTGCCGCGCGTGCCGGGTATTCCTGTTCCGGCGATGAAGCTGTCGCGCATCATGAGCAGCGTGTAGATCGCCTCGTGCACGCCGCTCGCGCCGAGCGGATGGCCCGTCAATCCTTTCGTCGACGAGAACGGCGGCACGTCCGCACGGAACACCGTCTGCAACGCACGCACTTCTTCGGCGTCGCCAAGCGGCGTCGAAGGCGCGTGCGTGTTGATGTAGTCGGGCAGCGCGCCGGCCTCGGCCAGCGCCATGCGCAACGCCCGCGCAATGCCGCCCGCGTGCGGCGACACCATGCCCGCGCCGTCCGTGCTCTGGCCGAAGCCCGTCAGTTCCGCGTAGATGCGCGCGTGGCGCGACAGCGCATGGTCGAGCGATTCAAGCACCAGCACGCCCGCACCCGAGCCGATCACGAAGCCGTCGCGGGCCATGTCGTAGGGACGCGAGGCGTCCGACGGCGTGTCGTTGAAGGCGCGCGACAGCGCGTGCATCGCGTCGAACATCAGCGTCATGTTGTCGTGCAGCGCTTCGCTGCCGCCCGCCAGCACGATCTGCTGCCGTCCCGTCTGGATCAACTGCATCGCCTGCCCGATGGCGAGCGCGGACGTCGTGCATGCCGACGAAGGCGAGTACGCGACGCCCTCGATGCCGAACACCTGCGCGACATTCGCGGATGCGGTGCTGCTCATCGCCCTGGGAACCGTGTACGGCGGCGTTCTTTCAACGCCCCGCGAGAGCGCGATGCCGAGCGCCGCGTCGTATGCCGCCATCGCGCCAACGCCCGAGCCGATCACCGCGCCGGCTTCCGGCGATCTCAACATCTCATAGCCGAGCCGCGCGTCCTCGATCGCTTTGCGCGCCGCGTGGCACGCAAAGCGCGCCGTCTCGCCCATGAAGCGTTCGAGCTTGCGGTCGAAGGGCGGCTCGTCTTCCACCGACGCCACCGCCGCCACTTGCGAGCCGAAGCCGCGCTCGCGCCACGCGTCGACGCGCGTGACGCCGCAGCGCCCGGCCTTCAACGCCGCGCTCACGGTGTCGAGTGCATTGCCGAGACACGAAACGATGCCCATGCCCGTCACGACCACGCGCTGCCTGCCTTGCGTAAACGTCATCGAACGCGCCTGAAAATCAGCGACGTATTGATGCCGCCGAACGCGAAGTTGTTGCTCATCACATATTCGGCATCGATCGGGCGCCCTTCGCCCGCGATGTAATCGAGCGGCGCGCAAGCGGCATCGACCTGCGTGAGATTGAGCGTCGGCGCGTACCAGTTGCGGTTCATCATCTCGATGGTCCACCACGCCTCGAGCGCGCCGCATGCGCCGAGCGTGTGGCCGACATAGCTCTTCAGCGAACTGATCGGCATGGCTTCGCCGAAGGTCTGCGCGGTGGCATGGCTTTCGGCGATGTCGCCGCGATCCGTCGATGTGCCGTGGGCGTTCACATACGCGATGGCCGCTGCATCGAGCCGCGCGTCCGCGAGCGCGAGCTGCATGGCGCGCGCCATCGTGCTCGCCGTCGGCTGGGTCATGTGCGCGCCGTCGGAATTGCAGCCGAAGCCGGCAATTTCCGCGTGGATCGTCGCGCCGCGCGCCATCGCGTGTTCGTACTCTTCGAGCACGAGCGTCGCCGCGCCTTCGCCGACGACGAGGCCGTCGCGCCTGGCATCGAACGGACGCGGCGTGAGGTGCGGCTCGTCGTTGCGCGTGCTCGTGGCGTACAGCGTGTCGAATACGGCGACGGCGGGCCCGGAGAGTTCCTCCGCGCCGCCCGCGAGCATCATCGTCTGCTTGCCCGTCGCGATGGCTTCGTAGGCGAAGCCGATCGCCTGGCTGCCCGACGCGCACGCGGACGACGTCGGCAAAATGCGGCCCTTCAGATCCCAGAACAGCCCGACGTTGACGGCAGTCGTGTGCGGCATCATCTGCACGTAGCTATTTGAGGTGACATCGGTCATCGAACCCGTACGCAGCATGGTGCCGAACGCGCGGATCGGCTCGACCGAACCGGACGACGATCCATAGGCAACGCCCATGCGCCCGTCGCTGATCGACGCATCGCCGGCGAGACCCGCATCGGCAAGCGCGAGTTCGCTCGCGCGCACGGCGTACATCGACACGATGCCCATCGACCGCGTCTTCTTGCGCGGCCATTGCGCGGGCTGCTCGAACTGCGGCAGCGGACAGGCGAGGCGCGTATGCAGGCCCTGAAAAAAATCCCACTCGGGCATGCGGCGCACGGCATTGCGGCCGCTTTTGAGCGCCGCCTCGATCTCGTCCCAGCGGCTGCCGAGCGCCGTAACGCCGCCCATGCCTGTAACGACGACTCGCTTCATCAGATCATCCCGCCATTCACGCCGATCACCTGGCGCGTCACATACGAAGCCGCATCCGACATCAGAAAGCCGACGACAGCGGCCACTTCACCCGGCTGGCCGACGCGATTCATCGGCACGGTCTTGAGCGCATGTTCGACGGGCACGCCGTCGAGCATGCCCGTGTCGATGAGTCCCGGCGCGACGCAATTGGCCGTGATGCCGCGCGATGCGAGTTCGACGGCAAGCGCCTTGGTCGCGCCGATCAAGCCTGCTTTCGCGGCGCTGTAGTTCACCTGGCCGCGGTTGCCGATCACGCCCGACACCGACGCGATCGTCACGATGCGGCCGCCCTGTTTCGCGCGCACCATCGGCATCGTGAGCGGATGGATGACGTTATAGAACGCATCGAGACCGGTCTCGATGACCACGTCCCAGTCTTCGTCGGTGAGCGCGGGGAACGCCGCATCGCGGGTCACGCCCGCGCTGCACACGATGCCGTAGTACGCGCCGTGGGCCGCGACGTCGGCTTCGAGCGCCTCGCGGCATGCGGCGCGGTCGCGCACGTCGAACTGCACGACGCGCGCCGACCCGCCCTGCGCGACGATGCCCGCCGTGACCGCTTCGGCTTCGGCGCGGCCCGTGCGGCAATGCACGGACACGGCAAAGCCGTCCGCAGCCAGTTGATATGCAATTGCCCGGCCAATGCCGCGGCTTGCCCCGGTTACGAGAACGCGACGGCTCATGAACTGAAGCTCCCTTCGATGAATGTTTGAAAGTCGTGCGGCTGAAAGACCTTGATGACGGCTTCGGCGCATGGCTCGCCGTCATGGTCGATCGCGCATTCGTACGCGCCGTGGCCTTCCTCGCTGCGCAGCACTTCGCGCACGCGAACGACGAGCCGCGCGCCGCGCGCGAACGCGCTCGTCCGCGCCCGATAGCTTCGCGTGCCGAGCAGCACGCCGGGCCGCGCACGGCCGCCCGCGCGCATCGCGACGAGCGCCACATGCGCCGCGACGCCCTGCGCCATCAATTCGATGCCGATCCACGCGGGCATCGCGCCGTGCGCGTCCGCATACCACGCATCGGGCCGCGCGGTGGCGTGCGCGGTCAGCGCGTCGTCGCTGCATGCGATGACTTCGTCGACCAGCAGCATCGAGCCGCGATGAGGAATGATCGTCTCGATAGGCGGAAACGCGCCTTCGTTTTCGTCGATGTTCATGTGACCGTTCCTCCTGCATCAACCCGCGAGTATCAGGCTGACATTGCTGCCGCCGAACGCGAAAGAGTTGCTCATGACGTAGCGCGTGCCGGCCTCATGCGAGAGACGGCGCGCTTCCTGAACGAGATCGAGCGCGGGCAGATCGGCGTCGGCCATGCCGTCCCATTGGTGCAGCGGCAGCGGCATCCCGCTTCGCGCGAGCGTCATCCATGCAAGGCCGAGCTCGGTCGCGCCGGCCGCGCCGAGCAGATGGCCCGTGAAAGGCTTCGTGCCGCTCGCCGGGACGCCTTCTGCAAACACGCGTGCCAAGAGGTGCGATTCCATCGCGTCGTTCTTGCGCGTGGCCGTCGCATGAAGATTCACGTAGCCGATGTCGGCGGGCTTCACGCCCGCATCCGCCAGCGCCGCGCGCAGCGCGAGTTCGCCGCCGACGCCGCGCGGGTCCGGCGCGGAGATGTGATGCGCGTCGCTCGACTCGCCGGCGCCCGCGAGACGCACGGCGCCTTCGTCGCGCGTCATCAGAAACACGGCCGCGCCTTCGCCGATGTTGATGCCGCTGCGATTGCGGCTCATCGGGTTGGTGCGCGCAAGGCTCGTCGATTCGAGCGACGCGAAGCCTTGCGATGTCAGTTCGCACAAGGTATCGCAACCGCCGACGATCATCGCGTCGCACAGCTTCAATTGCAGCAGACGCCGCGCCGCCGCGAACGCCTTCGCGCTGGAAGTG includes the following:
- a CDS encoding 3-ketoacyl-ACP reductase FabG2, with product MSRRVLVTGASRGIGRAIAYQLAADGFAVSVHCRTGRAEAEAVTAGIVAQGGSARVVQFDVRDRAACREALEADVAAHGAYYGIVCSAGVTRDAAFPALTDEDWDVVIETGLDAFYNVIHPLTMPMVRAKQGGRIVTIASVSGVIGNRGQVNYSAAKAGLIGATKALAVELASRGITANCVAPGLIDTGMLDGVPVEHALKTVPMNRVGQPGEVAAVVGFLMSDAASYVTRQVIGVNGGMI
- a CDS encoding hotdog family protein codes for the protein MNIDENEGAFPPIETIIPHRGSMLLVDEVIACSDDALTAHATARPDAWYADAHGAMPAWIGIELMAQGVAAHVALVAMRAGGRARPGVLLGTRSYRARTSAFARGARLVVRVREVLRSEEGHGAYECAIDHDGEPCAEAVIKVFQPHDFQTFIEGSFSS
- a CDS encoding beta-ketoacyl-[acyl-carrier-protein] synthase family protein, with product MTLPSVYLHALGMVNALGGDVDSIATALASGESPGMGRMRMQHGDAFVGRVTGSLDIAPPVALAHFDCRNNRMLLAALEQIRPDIEAARERYGSARIGVIVGTSTSGVGAAEEAFAHRTRAGCLPQTFDYRQMEIGTAAPFAAAALGLHGPAFTISTACTSSAKAFAAARRLLQLKLCDAMIVGGCDTLCELTSQGFASLESTSLARTNPMSRNRSGINIGEGAAVFLMTRDEGAVRLAGAGESSDAHHISAPDPRGVGGELALRAALADAGVKPADIGYVNLHATATRKNDAMESHLLARVFAEGVPASGTKPFTGHLLGAAGATELGLAWMTLARSGMPLPLHQWDGMADADLPALDLVQEARRLSHEAGTRYVMSNSFAFGGSNVSLILAG
- a CDS encoding beta-ketoacyl-ACP synthase, with the translated sequence MKRVVVTGMGGVTALGSRWDEIEAALKSGRNAVRRMPEWDFFQGLHTRLACPLPQFEQPAQWPRKKTRSMGIVSMYAVRASELALADAGLAGDASISDGRMGVAYGSSSGSVEPIRAFGTMLRTGSMTDVTSNSYVQMMPHTTAVNVGLFWDLKGRILPTSSACASGSQAIGFAYEAIATGKQTMMLAGGAEELSGPAVAVFDTLYATSTRNDEPHLTPRPFDARRDGLVVGEGAATLVLEEYEHAMARGATIHAEIAGFGCNSDGAHMTQPTASTMARAMQLALADARLDAAAIAYVNAHGTSTDRGDIAESHATAQTFGEAMPISSLKSYVGHTLGACGALEAWWTIEMMNRNWYAPTLNLTQVDAACAPLDYIAGEGRPIDAEYVMSNNFAFGGINTSLIFRRVR